The following are encoded in a window of Penaeus vannamei isolate JL-2024 chromosome 35, ASM4276789v1, whole genome shotgun sequence genomic DNA:
- the LOC113813600 gene encoding uncharacterized protein, which produces MNLNLKSVILKLSLILLVWVVVVLVILRNSSRERLSVRNFLLNGNIAIAETAAATAEPTGDARALPVPPPVIVTETDGGKPATSCSCKAVPLFRSDVYQEQLSQRITWLNMSSLELLMKNHPNFPYSMIVNTSKEFCELLPSLHEIEWDETYYQVAEVPGTTYFLYSAFLDNRPLAETRPCIRVLAFTKARKPTAPWCYIWFNATGPPAVSQVTRKDFVDWQPRSSNHHMFYVLTCRVPETVAHLKPLAVSIVRQPCEKARTLLQVTGAMQRNNTTAFVGGDAKETVNGIPLWNVAVCGPALFYYHDDISIRLVEWFELLRAMGFAKVFLLQTQVHPNIEKVLRYYEAEGFTSVTKFSYPGPYANEPNIRRLWVLLERRKLFAMENMYFTDCLLRHMHEYRFISHFDPDEMPMLPNHDSFPRWLYSQIQRTMNYSRRPTSYDLSWRYHHDDLEPNEDESLPEYLWFLRHTRRANIDVYKSLKKPTYDMDVVTGVFSHGAVTCVYGKCLRKANKCPRKVAYLGHYRRDCGEKCLKPGAVANESSLLQYKDTVASAVKRVLVELELI; this is translated from the exons ATGAATCTCAACCTGAAATCAGTCATACTAAA GTTGTCCCTTATATTATTGGTTTGGGTAGTGGTCGTTCTCGTTATCCTTAGAAATTCGAGTAGAGAAAGACTTTCCGTTCGAAATTTTCTACTGAATGGAAATATTGCCATCGCTGAGacggccgccgccaccgccgAGCCAACGGGTGACGCAAGagccctcccagtccctccccctGTGATCGTTACGGAAACGGATGGAGGCAAACCGGCAACTTCGTGCTCGTGCAAGGCAGTTCCTCTGTTTCGTTCTGACGTTTACCAAGAACAGCTCTCGCAACGAATCACGTGGCTGAACATGAGCTCGTTGGAACTCCTGATGAAAAACCATCCCAATTTTCCTTACAGCATGATTGTAAACACCAGTAAAGAGTTCTGTGAGCTCCTACCATCTTTGCATGA AATAGAATGGGACGAAACGTATTATCAAGTCGCGGAGGTCCCTGGCACGACCTATTTCCTCTACTCCGCCTTCCTGGACAACCGCCCCCTCGCAG AGACACGTCCTTGTATCAGGGTCCTAGCGTTCACGAAAGCCAGGAAGCCAACCGCCCCTTGGTGCTACATCTGGTTCAACGCCACAGGACCGCCAGCCGTGTCGCAGGTTACCAGAAAAG ATTTCGTGGACTGGCAGCCCAGGTCAAGCAACCACCACATGTTTTATGTTCTCACTTGCCGGGTTCCTGAGACCGTGGCCCACCTGAAGCCCTTGGCTGTGTCCATTGTTCGTCAGCCATGTGAGAAAGCTCGAACACTGCTACAG GTAACAGGAGCAATGCAACGCAATAACACAACAGCCTTCGTAGGAGGTGACGCGAAGGAAACAGTAAACGG CATTCCTCTGTGGAACGTGGCGGTGTGCGGTCCGGCGCTCTTCTACTACCACGACGACATCTCCATCCGCTTGGTGGAGTGGTTCGAGCTGCTTCGGGCTATGGGCTTCGCTAAGGTGTTTCTGCTGCAGACGCAAGTCCATCCCAACATAGAAAAGGTCCTGCGGTACTACGAGGCAGAAGGCTTTACTAGCGTCACTAAGTTCTCATACCCAGGACCATATGCCAACGAACCAAACATCCGAAG GCTGTGGGTTTTGCTGGAGCGACGTAAACTATTCGCAATGGAGAACATGTACTTCACCGACTGCCTCCTTCGCCACATGCACGAGTACCGCTTCATCTCCCACTTCGACCCTGACGAGATGCCGATGTTGCCAAACCACGACTCCTTCCCGCGTTGGCTCTATTCCCAGATTCAAAG AACGATGAACTATTCAAGGCGACCCACATCGTATGACCTGAGTTGGCGCTATCACCACGATGACCTGGAGCCTAATGAGGACGAGTCGCTTCCGGAGTACCTGTGGTTTCTGCGCCACACGAGGAGAGCGAACATCGATGTTTATAAAAGTCTGAAGAAACCCACCTACGACATGGACGTAGTTACGGGCGTGTTCTCGCATGGGGCGGTGACCTGTGTTTACG GGAAGTGCCTCCGGAAAGCCAACAAGTGCCCGCGGAAGGTGGCGTACCTCGGGCACTACCGGCGGGACTGCGGAGAGAAATGCCTGAAGCCGGGAGCTGTGGCGAATGAATCTTCCCTTCTGCAGTACAAGGATACCGTGGCTTCAGCCGTCAAAAGGGTTCTGGTGGAACTGGAGTTGATATGA
- the LOC113813561 gene encoding uncharacterized protein gives MWQAVLLCACLTATSAYHFDPSPMHDFNMKAYLSARKWTPVGIQVVDFDVDPDAMADHPAEDETEGKVHGVTTMDECSVTMDKIAALPAYLREPIVSLAAKSMESLGSEEEPTSEDHLHLEKLDLGENTLENEDDYEEMTLSDEKLKKLENSLTAEDVERIKKQLSAYLSEDGLTEEEIERVALDSHDLAKSFMTFRIWWQNNKLISLRPRCLVGANVCAFKWRRLLFQGRTYCCRHRKGLPRIFQRGNKRVCNC, from the exons ATGTGGCAAGCGGTATTGCTTTGTGCTTGCTTGACGGCAACTTCAGCTTATCATTTCGATCCAAGTCCTATGCATGACTTCAACATGAAAGCCTATTTGTCTGCGAGGAAGTGGACACCTGTCGGAATCCAGGTTGTGGAT TTTGACGTGGATCCTGATGCGATGGCAGACCATCCTGCTGAGGACGAAACGGAAGGTAAAGTCCATGGTGTCACTACTATGGACGAGTGTTCAGTCACCATGGACAAGATAGCTGCCCTTCCGGCATACCTCAGGGAACCAATTGTTTCCTTAGCGGCCAAAAGCATGGAGAGCCTCGGCAGTGAAGAGGAACCTACTTCTGAGGACCATTTACATCTAGAAAAATTAGACCTGGGTGAAAACACTTTGGAAAATGAGGACGACTATGAAGAAATGACGCTGAGTGACGAGAAATTGAAGAAACTGGAGAACAGCTTGACTGCTGAAGACGTGGAGAGGATTAAAAAACAACTCTCTGCTTATCTCTCAGAAGATGGGCTAACTGAGGAGGAGATCGAGAGAGTAGCTCTGGATAGCCATGACCTTGCAAAGTCCTTCATGACATTCAGAATTTGGTGGCAGAACAACAAATTGATCAGTCTGCGACCCCGTTGCCTCGTGGGAGC gaatgtCTGTGCTTTTAAGTGGAGAAGACTGTTGTTCCAAGGACGTACGTATTGCTGCCGACACAGAAAGGGTCTTCCCAGGATCTTCCAACGGGGAAATAAAAGGGTTTGCAACTGCTAA
- the LOC113813562 gene encoding uncharacterized protein has translation MAVLLYTILMCTVAVVLSTPASNEKWKLMGKLLTDPEFGTPTVDDLMKPVSPTPIGDSMCADLHHIWKGMPSMMKEKASDLETSYPTGEYARPCYWSWDRTPPACPTQYPPSKSICQRARYYAIFGKRRFCCNPRLNKPPKLEVRLGQIRCKC, from the exons ATGGCGGTGTTGCTTTATACCATTCTCATGTGCACAGTGGCTGTTGTGCTGAGTACCCCGGCCAGCAACGAAAAGTGGAAGTTAATGGGGAAACTGCTGACTGAT CCCGAGTTCGGAACACCAACAGTCGATGACTTGATGAAACCAGTGTCGCCAACCCCCATTGGAGACTCCATGTGTGCAGACCTACACCACATCTGGAAGGGAATGCCAAGCATGATGAAGGAAAAGGCTAGCGACCTCGAAACCTCTTATCCAACAGGAGAGTATGCTAGGCCGTGTTATTGGTCTTG GGATAGAACGCCGCCTGCCTGCCCTACACAGTACCCTCCGTCGAAGAGCATATGTCAAAGGGCGAGGTATTATGCTATCTTTGGAAAAAGGCGTTTTTGTTGCAACCCAAGACTTAACAAGCCTCCCAAACTAGAGGTTCGGTTAGGACAGATAAGGTGTAAGTGTTGA